The following are from one region of the Syngnathus acus chromosome 10, fSynAcu1.2, whole genome shotgun sequence genome:
- the si:dkey-27i16.2 gene encoding regulator of cell cycle RGCC-like isoform X2: MSSGVTSDFELDLQDLLQEFQDVVKELQAPPQSSLHAYQHMLTEAKSRTAPGDDSGVEDSDYSSETSLGNSLNTSEEELHTAGLTLLPKAKLGDTRELESFIDVLDRELAEM, from the exons ATGTCCTCAGGAGTGACTTCAG ACTTTGAGCTGGACCTGCAAGATCTGCTGCAAGAGTTCCAAGATGTGGTGAAAGAACTGCAGGCCCCCCCTCAAAGTAGCCTACATGCATACCAGCACATGTTGACGGAGGCCAAGAGCCGCACGGCACCAGGGGACGACAGCGGGGTCGAAGACTCTGATTACA GCAGTGAAACATCTTTGGGCAACAGTTTGAACACCAGCGAGGAGGAGCTGCACACAGCAGGCTTAACGCTGCTACCGAAAG CCAAGCTGGGAGACACAAGGGAGCTGGAGAGCTTCATTGATGTGTTGGACCGGGAACTTGCTG AGATGTGA
- the si:dkey-27i16.2 gene encoding regulator of cell cycle RGCC-like isoform X1, producing the protein MSSGVTSDFELDLQDLLQEFQDVVKELQAPPQSSLHAYQHMLTEAKSRTAPGDDSGVEDSDYSSETSLGNSLNTSEEELHTAGLTLLPKASVCGCRVSCRAFCVMSQRFILYRCKCSCIGSHTQRGRLHINGNKQG; encoded by the exons ATGTCCTCAGGAGTGACTTCAG ACTTTGAGCTGGACCTGCAAGATCTGCTGCAAGAGTTCCAAGATGTGGTGAAAGAACTGCAGGCCCCCCCTCAAAGTAGCCTACATGCATACCAGCACATGTTGACGGAGGCCAAGAGCCGCACGGCACCAGGGGACGACAGCGGGGTCGAAGACTCTGATTACA GCAGTGAAACATCTTTGGGCAACAGTTTGAACACCAGCGAGGAGGAGCTGCACACAGCAGGCTTAACGCTGCTACCGAAAG cTTCTGTCTGTGGCTGCCGTGTCTCCTGCAGGgctttttgtgtcatgtcACAGCGCTTCATCTTGTATCGGTGCAAATGCAGTTGTATTGGGTCGCATACGCAGCGAGGACGGTTACATATCAATGGGAATAAACAAGGGTGA
- the si:dkey-27i16.2 gene encoding regulator of cell cycle RGCC-like isoform X3 yields MSSGVTSDFELDLQDLLQEFQDVVKELQAPPQSSLHAYQHMLTEAKSRTAPGDDSGVEDSDYSSETSLGNSLNTSEEELHTAGLTLLPKAKLGDTRELESFIDVLDRELAGV; encoded by the exons ATGTCCTCAGGAGTGACTTCAG ACTTTGAGCTGGACCTGCAAGATCTGCTGCAAGAGTTCCAAGATGTGGTGAAAGAACTGCAGGCCCCCCCTCAAAGTAGCCTACATGCATACCAGCACATGTTGACGGAGGCCAAGAGCCGCACGGCACCAGGGGACGACAGCGGGGTCGAAGACTCTGATTACA GCAGTGAAACATCTTTGGGCAACAGTTTGAACACCAGCGAGGAGGAGCTGCACACAGCAGGCTTAACGCTGCTACCGAAAG CCAAGCTGGGAGACACAAGGGAGCTGGAGAGCTTCATTGATGTGTTGGACCGGGAACTTGCTGGTGTGTAG